The Brassica oleracea var. oleracea cultivar TO1000 chromosome C7, BOL, whole genome shotgun sequence sequence TTGAGCAATGTGTCGAGAGTATCAGGATGAAACTTCCTTGCAAACAGATAACATGGCCGTGTAATCCCGTTCCAAGTACAAGGCCAATGCAGCTCATCTCCATGCTTCAAAACCACAAGTCCAAAAGTTTAAAGAAAGAGAGAGAAGTAAAGACCACAAAAGAGAGATCTGCTAGAGAAGCATATACCTCTCCCACACTTGTGACGTGTGTACTCATCTCTTCGGTCTGACAAGCGAGAAACGAGGATAATAAGAAGCTCATTACGACAACTTTCAAGAGATTGTGTGTTTCGAAACATACTGTGACATTTTTCATGAACTCTAGTGATATCTCATTTGCTGTGTGAGTCTTTGGATGCCACTGTCGTTCAGACCAATCAACATAAGTCACTGACCAGTTCGAGATCCCCATAGGATCAATCATCTGAAAAAAAAGATCCAGCAAACAAACAAAAATGTCTCAGCATCAAGAAGACTGCACAAGATGGGGTGTGTGTGTGTTAAAGAAGCATATAGTCACACTGAAGAATGTTGGCAAGTAATGTTCATCTGCAATACAGTTCTTGTCAGCCTCTATCCCTGGCTGAAATTCATATAAACTTTCTTATCAGAATCAGAGCTGAAGAGAACTAAAAACCAAAACTAATCAGCTGCAGGACAAACTTACTCCACAATACTCTCGGAACCTTGAGTAGTAGAGACCATCAGCCATCACTATAATAGCGTGCTGCCGCTTCATTGTGAACCACTGGCCAGAAGAAAAGACAGTCAACAGCAGTAAGATCATACTAACTAAGACAAGCTCTTAAAGACCAAGGCTTGTCTTTTTACCTGAGCACCCTTTCTAAAATCTTCCCTAGCAATCTCAGGTAACATGTGTTCCATGTGTCTACCAGTTCCATGAGGACCAGGATCCACAAAACTTGAGAAACAGAGATAATTGTAGCTTGTGTCAATGAACATCTAATTAAAAAAAAACTCTTTATTTTGATTAAAAGAGATTAGTTTACCTCTCAATGAAGCTGACGTTGGAGTAAAGCAAATATCTATAAGTGTAGTCAAAAGTATGCAA is a genomic window containing:
- the LOC106301337 gene encoding uncharacterized protein LOC106301337 encodes the protein MVEAQKNHQGPPRHHTSLKKPLWLVLSVSVFSMLLICSRMSPRHSNNSSKAISSWLPVHVRKHTDEEVAARAVVRDILKTPPFITENSKIAFLFLTPGTLPFEKLWDEFFTGHEGKFSIYIHPSKERPVHISSHFSDREIHSDEVTWGRISMVDAEKRLLVSALEDPDNQHFVLLSESCIPLHTFDYTYRYLLYSNVSFIESFVDPGPHGTGRHMEHMLPEIAREDFRKGAQWFTMKRQHAIIVMADGLYYSRFREYCGPGIEADKNCIADEHYLPTFFSMIDPMGISNWSVTYVDWSERQWHPKTHTANEISLEFMKNVTTEEMSTHVTSVGEHGDELHWPCTWNGITRPCYLFARKFHPDTLDTLLNLFPN